One window of Salegentibacter sp. Hel_I_6 genomic DNA carries:
- a CDS encoding RadC family protein: MKSKVNEIAISYSGSLKTNLLPKITSSRCAAELAFEQWNKNNIELQETFKIILLNNANKVKGIYEVSNGGITGTLVDVRILFAVVLKSLTTAIILLHNHPSGTLRPSEADKSLTRKIKNAASFFDVKVLDHIILIPDGNYYSFADEGIL; this comes from the coding sequence ATGAAATCCAAAGTTAATGAAATAGCGATAAGCTACAGCGGAAGTTTAAAAACAAATTTGCTTCCAAAAATAACCAGTTCCAGGTGTGCGGCAGAATTAGCCTTTGAGCAATGGAATAAAAATAATATTGAATTGCAGGAAACTTTTAAAATTATACTGCTCAATAATGCTAATAAGGTTAAAGGAATTTATGAAGTTTCGAATGGAGGTATTACCGGAACCCTGGTCGATGTTCGAATCCTATTTGCAGTAGTATTAAAGTCCTTAACCACGGCAATAATTTTATTGCACAATCACCCCAGCGGAACCCTTAGACCAAGTGAAGCAGATAAAAGCCTGACCAGAAAAATTAAAAATGCGGCATCATTTTTTGATGTTAAAGTACTGGATCATATTATTCTTATTCCTGATGGTAATTATTACAGTTTTGCGGATGAGGGAATTCTGTAA
- a CDS encoding type IV secretory system conjugative DNA transfer family protein, which translates to MDIENLVRLLLITGLVSILFYICFRLINRFAFVLNLFLMLALGICGVQDNQWIPALLFLGCPLLLVNTLMYVFLHTDQDNKKIDKRYQVGFATTKGKFKLENIKRGASIIGSAGSGKTESVVYGFLKHFQKENFCGVIHDYKDFELTEMAYPLFKDREIPFKIISFDKIIHRVNPIAPRYLENEESVNEVSRVLVENLLEQRESGTSGTTKFFNDAAEGLIGGLIWKLKTDYPKFCTLPHLIAIYQFLNTDSLIQFLETNTTSRAMADAFISGKDSERQTAGVKSTLANALKRISTQQIFMVLSKDEVPLHINSEEKPSVISVVNNPKYEASYSPVIATIIHTITKQMSVRNAKASFLLMEEAPTLRLLNMHRIPATLRSYDIATIYVMQDKIQNDMMYGDKASKAILSNLSYQFFGKVNDPDTAKYYERFFEIVKKPTTSVNRGYSLDFDTRVTTGEKEIPKIRADVFFRLNQGEFITYADGKDKKVQFRLQNIRRDLPSAKDQKPYSKADLESNFERVYKEARSIFDQ; encoded by the coding sequence ATGGACATAGAAAATCTTGTTAGACTGCTTCTGATTACCGGGCTGGTAAGCATATTATTCTATATATGTTTTAGGCTTATCAACCGGTTTGCTTTTGTTTTGAATTTATTCCTGATGCTGGCCCTTGGCATTTGTGGGGTCCAGGATAACCAGTGGATTCCGGCTTTATTATTCCTGGGGTGTCCGTTGCTCCTGGTCAATACACTGATGTATGTTTTCTTGCATACCGATCAGGATAATAAAAAGATCGATAAAAGATACCAGGTCGGTTTTGCGACCACAAAAGGAAAATTTAAACTGGAAAATATTAAACGCGGCGCCTCCATTATTGGTTCTGCCGGGAGCGGGAAGACCGAAAGCGTGGTGTATGGCTTTTTAAAGCATTTTCAAAAGGAGAATTTTTGTGGGGTGATTCACGACTATAAAGATTTTGAGCTTACCGAAATGGCCTATCCCCTTTTTAAGGACCGGGAAATTCCCTTTAAGATTATTTCCTTTGATAAAATCATCCATAGGGTGAATCCCATCGCTCCACGATACCTGGAGAACGAGGAAAGTGTCAATGAAGTTTCCCGGGTTCTGGTGGAAAACCTTCTCGAGCAACGGGAATCAGGTACCTCGGGAACTACAAAATTTTTTAATGATGCCGCAGAAGGGCTAATCGGGGGACTGATCTGGAAATTAAAAACGGATTATCCTAAGTTTTGTACCCTTCCGCATCTTATCGCTATTTATCAGTTTTTAAATACCGATAGCCTGATCCAATTTTTGGAAACCAATACCACTTCCCGTGCAATGGCCGATGCCTTTATTAGCGGTAAAGATTCTGAACGGCAAACGGCGGGAGTAAAAAGTACGCTGGCCAATGCGCTTAAAAGAATCAGTACCCAACAGATTTTTATGGTACTTTCTAAAGATGAGGTTCCGCTTCATATTAATAGTGAGGAAAAGCCTTCGGTTATTTCCGTAGTGAACAATCCCAAATATGAAGCTTCCTACTCCCCGGTCATAGCCACAATCATCCATACCATTACCAAACAAATGAGTGTTCGAAATGCTAAAGCTTCTTTCCTACTGATGGAAGAAGCCCCCACCCTTCGTTTGTTGAATATGCACCGGATCCCGGCAACCCTGAGGAGTTATGATATCGCTACTATTTATGTAATGCAGGATAAGATCCAAAACGATATGATGTATGGGGATAAAGCCAGTAAGGCTATTTTAAGCAATTTGTCCTATCAGTTTTTTGGAAAGGTGAACGATCCCGATACTGCCAAATATTACGAGCGCTTTTTTGAAATTGTGAAAAAGCCCACAACCAGTGTCAACCGCGGGTACAGCCTTGATTTTGATACGAGGGTAACCACCGGGGAGAAGGAAATCCCAAAAATCCGAGCCGATGTTTTCTTTCGCCTGAACCAGGGAGAATTTATAACCTATGCAGATGGAAAGGATAAAAAGGTACAGTTTAGATTGCAGAATATTAGACGCGATCTGCCTTCGGCTAAAGATCAAAAACCTTATTCCAAAGCTGATTTGGAATCGAATTTTGAGCGGGTGTATAAGGAGGCCAGGTCTATATTTGACCAGTAA
- a CDS encoding BfmA/BtgA family mobilization protein, translating into MESFIGIRFKKETAKRFQEFSRTHFKSHTEALETMLDFFFYNEISPHERLGPTGRTIEASFKKRINAVIAIVRDMEKTQTKPTAAMIASLFQTEVPQKKPLILEKKILREKKEGVSKREQHSLEKKDNSDNNL; encoded by the coding sequence ATGGAATCATTTATCGGCATCAGGTTCAAAAAGGAAACAGCAAAACGGTTTCAGGAATTTTCAAGAACACACTTCAAATCACACACCGAAGCTCTGGAAACAATGCTCGACTTTTTCTTCTATAATGAAATTTCTCCCCACGAAAGATTGGGCCCAACCGGAAGGACTATCGAAGCTTCTTTTAAGAAACGTATTAATGCAGTTATTGCCATTGTGCGTGATATGGAGAAAACACAAACCAAACCCACCGCGGCGATGATCGCCTCCCTTTTTCAAACCGAAGTACCTCAAAAGAAACCACTCATCCTGGAAAAGAAAATCCTCCGGGAGAAAAAAGAGGGTGTTTCAAAACGGGAACAACATAGTCTGGAGAAGAAAGATAATTCTGATAATAACCTGTAA
- the mobB gene encoding MobB family relaxase, which produces MYITMTPQKLGGNYSKSSAGFVSYLEKENEGVAEGAKEHFFNQYKDAITPEKVVKEIDNNTAKLKKKEPKFYSITVSPSKYELKRLQNSSADLKRYIRELMKDYVACFNREIDGRPININDIKYYAKIEHSRSFKGTDRQVRENQPYSTKILQLKSEIRKIENGLMKGSIQKREKEIEKLEARAPHRQDGKRIVQGMPKAGNQSHIHIIVSRKDASNSVSLSPGSKYKASEVNFNGKTVKRGFDRDRFFEKAEKTFDKTFGYQRNFVETYTARKEFIKNPNHYFTALMGLPANEKALAFKLIRESGIPMMPSIPTSQAQLALKIFNRLKKGVEVAVKSSSIGI; this is translated from the coding sequence ATGTATATCACCATGACACCTCAGAAGTTAGGGGGGAATTACTCCAAAAGTTCCGCCGGTTTTGTTAGCTACCTCGAAAAGGAAAATGAAGGAGTAGCGGAAGGGGCAAAGGAACATTTCTTTAATCAATATAAGGATGCCATCACACCTGAGAAAGTTGTCAAAGAAATTGATAACAATACCGCCAAGCTCAAAAAGAAAGAACCGAAATTTTATTCCATAACGGTCAGCCCTTCCAAATACGAATTAAAACGCCTGCAGAACAGTAGCGCAGATTTAAAAAGGTATATCCGGGAACTGATGAAAGATTATGTTGCCTGCTTTAACCGGGAAATAGACGGAAGGCCGATTAATATTAATGATATTAAATATTACGCTAAAATTGAACATAGCCGGAGTTTTAAAGGTACAGATCGCCAGGTTCGCGAAAACCAGCCTTATTCCACTAAAATCCTTCAACTCAAAAGTGAAATCCGAAAAATAGAAAACGGGCTGATGAAGGGAAGTATTCAAAAGCGGGAAAAGGAAATTGAGAAACTGGAAGCCCGGGCTCCACACCGGCAAGATGGTAAACGAATCGTACAGGGGATGCCCAAAGCAGGAAACCAAAGCCATATCCATATTATCGTAAGTAGAAAAGATGCCTCTAATTCGGTTAGCTTGTCCCCGGGAAGTAAATACAAAGCTTCAGAAGTTAACTTTAATGGTAAGACGGTTAAACGCGGATTTGACAGGGACCGATTTTTTGAAAAGGCAGAAAAGACCTTTGATAAAACCTTCGGTTACCAGCGCAATTTTGTGGAAACCTATACGGCACGAAAGGAATTTATCAAAAACCCGAACCACTATTTTACCGCGCTAATGGGATTACCGGCTAACGAAAAAGCACTTGCTTTTAAGCTGATCCGGGAATCAGGTATCCCGATGATGCCTAGTATTCCAACTTCACAGGCACAACTTGCCCTCAAAATTTTTAACAGGCTCAAAAAAGGGGTAGAGGTAGCCGTTAAATCAAGTTCAATCGGTATTTAA
- a CDS encoding Fic family protein — MSETNRIEYKRELSDGLEKEVVAFLNYREGGIIYIGIDKEGRTFGVKDPDSVQLKIKDRVRNNIRPSALGLFDIVTEERDGKDILKIIVASGSEKPYHLKKFGMSEKGCFIRLGSAAEPMSQKLIEELFATRTRNSIGKIKAHRQDLRFEQLHIYYQEKQKPLNKQFRKNLELTTTGGDLNYAAYLLADENNVSVKLAKYKGNTRVDLVESNEYGYCSLIKATKSVLDKMNLENRTITKITHSERKERRLWNAIALREAIINAFVHNDYTREIAPKFEIFSDRIEITSAGSLPDGLSKNEFFEGFSIPRNKELMRIYKDLDLVEQLGSGIPRILESYSKDSFRFSENFLRMVFPASEEVFDKTTNETPQVTLQETPQVTPQVQDLLNVINGEDSRSELQYHLGLSDRENFRKNYLQPALAEGLIEMTIPEKPQSSKQRYRLTARGAKARKI; from the coding sequence ATGAGTGAAACCAACCGTATAGAATATAAAAGGGAGCTTTCCGATGGTTTGGAGAAAGAAGTTGTTGCTTTTTTAAATTATCGTGAAGGCGGTATTATCTATATAGGGATTGATAAGGAAGGAAGAACTTTTGGGGTGAAAGATCCTGATAGTGTGCAATTGAAAATTAAGGATAGGGTAAGGAACAATATACGGCCTTCTGCACTTGGGTTATTTGATATTGTAACTGAGGAACGGGATGGGAAAGATATTCTGAAAATTATCGTAGCAAGCGGTTCAGAAAAACCTTACCATCTCAAAAAATTTGGAATGAGTGAAAAAGGTTGTTTTATACGGCTTGGTTCTGCGGCAGAGCCTATGTCACAAAAACTCATTGAAGAACTTTTTGCTACACGTACCCGAAATTCTATCGGAAAAATAAAAGCACACCGACAGGATTTAAGGTTTGAGCAACTTCATATTTATTACCAGGAAAAACAAAAGCCCCTCAACAAACAATTCAGAAAAAATTTAGAGCTAACTACGACAGGAGGTGACTTGAATTATGCAGCATATTTATTAGCAGATGAGAATAATGTTTCTGTTAAATTGGCTAAGTATAAAGGGAATACACGGGTCGATTTAGTTGAAAGTAATGAATATGGTTACTGCTCTTTAATAAAAGCCACTAAGAGCGTATTGGATAAAATGAACTTGGAAAATCGAACGATTACCAAAATCACCCATAGTGAACGAAAAGAACGTCGTCTTTGGAATGCCATTGCACTGCGGGAAGCCATTATAAATGCCTTTGTCCATAATGATTACACTCGTGAAATAGCTCCAAAATTTGAAATTTTTAGTGATCGGATAGAAATCACTTCTGCAGGTTCTTTACCGGATGGCTTAAGTAAAAATGAATTTTTTGAAGGTTTTTCGATTCCCCGCAACAAAGAATTAATGCGCATTTATAAAGACTTGGATTTGGTAGAACAACTTGGATCGGGGATCCCCAGAATATTAGAATCCTATAGTAAAGATTCCTTCCGGTTCTCTGAGAACTTTTTACGAATGGTTTTTCCAGCTTCAGAAGAAGTTTTTGATAAAACTACTAATGAAACCCCGCAAGTAACCCTGCAAGAGACCCCGCAAGTAACCCCGCAAGTTCAGGATCTCTTAAATGTGATTAATGGTGAAGATAGCAGAAGTGAGTTGCAATATCATTTAGGACTTTCCGATAGAGAAAATTTTAGAAAAAATTATTTGCAACCTGCCCTTGCCGAAGGCTTGATTGAAATGACCATTCCCGAGAAACCACAAAGTAGTAAACAGCGTTATAGGCTGACTGCCAGGGGTGCAAAAGCCAGAAAAATTTAA